In Carassius carassius chromosome 7, fCarCar2.1, whole genome shotgun sequence, one genomic interval encodes:
- the LOC132144336 gene encoding LOW QUALITY PROTEIN: microfibril-associated glycoprotein 4-like (The sequence of the model RefSeq protein was modified relative to this genomic sequence to represent the inferred CDS: substituted 2 bases at 2 genomic stop codons), whose product MAMNVFAVALLSVFMGFMVSVSNGLNPVDCSDIYKSGQTISGIYSIYPAGDVPVWVYCEMISVGNNEDNGRWTVIQRRMDGSVNFYRPXNXYKRGLGNVEGEYWLGLENMYQLTRKRKYMLRVDLEDFQGNKVFALYSSFSVGPEADRYRLQISGFIDGGARDSLSYSDGQKFSTFDKDQDSSNNNCAKQFLGAFWYNNCHGTNPNGVYLWGKDPTYFAIGDIWQTWKGYDVSMKSISMKIKHVSSGTNV is encoded by the exons ATGGCA ATGAACGTGTTTGCTGTGGCTCTGCTCTCTGTTTTCATGGGGTTTATGGTGTCTGTTTCTAATGGATTAAATCCGGTCGACTGCTCTGACATCTATAAATCCGGACAAACCATCAGTGGGATCTACTCCATCTATCCAGCAGGTGACGTTCCTGTCTGGGTTTACTGTGAGATGATCTCAGTTGGAAACAATGAAGACAACGGAAGATGGACG GTGATTCAGAGGAGAATGGACGGCAGTGTAAATTTCTATCGGCCGTAGAATTAGTACAAGAGAGGATTGGGGAATGTGGAGGGAGAATACTGGCTGG GGCTGGAGAACATGTACCAGCTGACACGTAAAAGGAAGTACATGCTGAGAGTGGATCTGGAGGACTTTCAAGGAAATAAAGTTTTCGCTCTGTACTCGTCTTTCTCTGTGGGTCCTGAAGCTGATCGGTATCGACTGCAGATTTCAGGATTCATCGATGGAGGAGCAC GTGACTCTTTGTCCTACAGTGATGGACAGAAGTTCTCCACCTTTGACAAAGACCAAGATTCCTCCAATAATAACTGTGCCAAACAGTTTCTCGGGGCATTTTGGTACAATAACTGTCACGGTACCAACCCCAACGGTGTGTATTTATGGGGAAAAGATCCAACCTATTTTGCCATTGGAGATATTTGGCAAACTTGGAAGGGTTATGATGTTAGTATGAAATCCATCAGTATGAAGATCAAACATGTTTCTTCAGGAACCAATGTCTGA